A stretch of Drosophila gunungcola strain Sukarami chromosome 3L unlocalized genomic scaffold, Dgunungcola_SK_2 000002F, whole genome shotgun sequence DNA encodes these proteins:
- the LOC128257607 gene encoding LOW QUALITY PROTEIN: 40S ribosomal protein S12 (The sequence of the model RefSeq protein was modified relative to this genomic sequence to represent the inferred CDS: deleted 1 base in 1 codon) encodes MADVDVDVPSAAPVLDGAMDINTALQEVLKKSLIADGLVHGIHQACKALDKRQAVLCILAESFDEPNYKKLVTALCNEHQIPLIRVDSHKKLGEWSGLCKIDKEGKPRKVCGCSVVVIKDFGEETPALDVVKDHLRQNS; translated from the exons ATGGCCGACGTTGATGT TGATGTTCCCTCCGCAGCCCCCGTTCTGGATGGCGCCATGGACATTAACACCGCCCTGCAGGAGGTCCTGAAGAAGTCCCTGATCGCCGATGGACTCGTCCATGGCATCCACCAGGCCTGCAAGGCCCTGGACAA ACGTCAGGCTGTCCTGTGCATCCTGGCCGAGTCCTTCGACGAGCCCAACTACAAGAAGCTGGTCACCGCCCTA TGCAACGAGCACCAGATCCCCCTGATCCGCGTGGACTCGCACAAGAAGCTGGGTGAGTGGTCCGGTCTGTGCAAGATCGACAAGGAGGGCAAGCCCCGCAAGGTGTGCGGCTGCTCCGTGGTCGTGATCAAGGATTTCGGTGAGGAGACACCCGCTTTGGACGTGGTTAAGGACCATCTCAGGCAGAACAGCTAA